ttatctaTTTGTGATCTATTCTCCAGAACTGCTTTTGAGATTAATGatgagaaacaaactcatcttagATGGCATGAGGGTGAAATATTAAGGacatttttgaatgatttattgcttttatcaaaaatgttCCGACTTGCTCTAAAATTACTTTCCAATTTGTTTGGCGTCAGAACAGCATTggtggagaaaatgtttaaggcACTGCTGCGAGCAGTGACCGCCACAAGGAGGTACGTATTTGGCTGTTTTTCTCCTAAAAACTTACACCACAGGGATCCACACAGTTAACAACTATACAATCAATATCGTATAATTTCAGCGAAAACGTTTTCtgtcaaaattcattttttaaagctcTGCTTTTTATCCGTTCGGTCAGAATTTCACCATATCAGACAGTAATCAAGCAACAAATGTCATATTAGAAATTATGCTGAATTCCATTTGTGTGAAGAGAGCAAAAGGGATTAGCATGTGCTAATGAGCGCTTGATGAGCCAAACAGGAAGAATTCGGGCCAAATTATTTGTGCTTGGCATCGGACACAGGCGCCGAGCACTAAAACTCGGATGCATATCCTTCGAAAATGAGTACTAGCGGCCAGTTAGGCCATCAGAGCTCCTAAAGAGAGCAGAAGAGACAGACTCAGAGGACCCTATTAAATAATAAGTGCTACATCAGTACAGTACATGCCGCAAAATAATATCAGTATCTCCTCTTCAAGGTTGTAGTGCTACTTTGAAGGAGCCCAAATCACTCACTTGCTCAGACTGCAACATCAGCTCCTCTATAGGacgacttctgaaggatcagaTGAGAGACAGTCCTTCAGGGTTTGAAtgaagggagagagagggagagcaaTCTGCCCCACCGCTGGTATCAAATGACCTTCACTGCGAAAACATATCCATCTGTTGTGTCTGCAAAGACGATGACAGACAGCCAAATAGTGCCttataattaagtaaaaatgaGGCAGACATCAAACGTTTAACGATCCATCTCCATTAATGTCTATGCAGGCATTTACAGGATTTTGCTAGCAAAAGATCCTGAAGGACAGACACCCAGCCAAACATCTTTGagcattaataatgtattgattgttttttttaaaaaacaagacaatgtACAGTGTTGtgtttataatgatatatttgCCATATTTACTATCACAAATGATGAATACAgtaattatttcacatttcagcTGGCACTCATAAGAGACTCtgaaagagagaataaaagagCTTGACAGATGATTTCTGTAAACAGAAATCCAGCTGAATTACTATTTCTCAGTTCAGCAGAGCTGTCTGTCAAAGTTTAATACAAAGTGAATTGTCTTGGCAAGCTTGAAACGTCTTTTTTGCTTTCACTAATTAgcccaaaaatatttttgcggCGTGCATTTGCTGATTGAAGTATTTTGATGTTTTCgcacaatgattaaaaaaagccaaAGAACAAGAACAATTGGTGGTAATTGCCAGGAAAATGAAAGCCACGCTCATCTAAATGTTGTCATGAAAGGTTTCGCTGTCACTAGGCGGACATGATGGACGCTCCAGTCAGAGTTGGCAGGGCATTTTATGAAACATGACATATGACCTTTAAACAGGAGCGTGTATTAATCAGGCTGAATGAATGCATGTAAACTCATTAACAACGTTTGGCCTTAGCTACATATCTGATCCCTAAGCTTTTTCTCATATCCATAGGGGAGATGTAAAAACATTAGAAGAATAATTTagtataattaatacaaatgcagAAAGTAGATTTTAATGTGGATTAAAGCAGAGCACAAGCATGCAGAACCCTCTGCATGATTCtagagtggttgctagggtgtttttcTGTTGCTAAGGTTTTCTGAGCGTTCATGCTAAGTGGTTACTAGGGTGCTCTGAGTGTTTGCTTATGAAGTTATGAAGTTAAAAGAGCCCACCAGCATCTCAGTGTTAGTCTGGTTTTGGATAAGTTTATATCTGACTCAGGGGGTCTCAGCAAACTTCCAGGGGGCCTCAAAtgactgttgtttttatttaaaaagataattcaCCCCAGAATTTAAATTACGCTTTTTtgatttactcaacctcaagccatcctaggtgtatatggctttcctctttcagacaaatacaaTTTGAGTGATATTAAAAATGCCCTGGTTCTTGCAAGATTTATAATGGCAGTGGATTTTGAAGATTTTGAAGCATGATAAtgtccattcatccatcatAAAACTGGGTTAATGAAGGCCTTCTGAAGAGATTTCAGTATAAGCTAAGAGACTGGAtttctgtaaacaaaacatgcttCTCACGAGCATATTCTCACTGGAGCTGCACTTACGTCCTGCTGGAACGCCACTCTCTCATGAACATGCATGTAACAGTTAACGGAAGCTAGAGATTACagtttataaatatgaacatttttaatgcacaaacacaGCGATTCAGGTCTTTATTAATCCCCCAGAGCTATGTGGAGCACTTTTTATGATGAATGGATGCTCTCAATGCTCATTAATTGCCATTCAGGCAAGATTcaggacatttttaatataactctgattgtattcatctgaaaaataaaagagcgAGTCATAAACAGACAGGATAGCATGAGGGTAAATAAGAGAAAAGccaaatttttggatgaactatttttaaaatacagatcCACGGAAGGAAGTCTTTAAGAACAGTATCTTTAAGAACagcatgaggttgagtaaatagtacatttttacttttgggTAAATTATCACTTTAATATTTTGACTACTAATAAGCGTATCCTGCTACTATTAATAAGTAAATCCTGCTACTATCAGATCAGAATAACAGGCTGCCAGATTCATTCTTCTGTATCAGATCATCAGACACAAAAGAACGAATCTGGCAGCCTGTAATTTAGTAGGTAAACCTACAGGTTGAGATGCATTTGGTTTTAATGGAGACGGAGCTGCTTGGCTTAACACAGATCCAGAATGATTGACAGCAGTGTTAGTACTGCCCACacgtcatttacatttattcactctcattATGCATGCCTGTCACTATGCATCAGGCTACAatcagtgctgtgtgtgtgtgtgtgtgtgtgtgtgtgtgtgtgtgtgtgtgtttgtgcaagtGCAAGTgcgcatgcatgcatttgtgtgtgagtgtgtgcactCATAGACACAACTTTTCCACAAAGGAGCAACAGATGACTACTTCATTCAGTGGGAAGGACCCAAGACTCGGTCTGATGTCATCCACCTGCAGGTAGGCATTGCATCACTCTTGAGGTCTGTAGATTCACGTCTTCTCCTGTTATTTTCATTAATCCAGCACTGCGCACCGAGCCAAGCTTGCAAAAGCagaaaacgtgtgtgtgtgtgtgtgtgtgtgtgtctttgtctgAACGTGTGAGTCAGAGCATGTGAGTGCACAGAGACCATTCTAGTCGGCAGATGGCCACCCGGAAGGGCTTCGTCTCTGGCCTCATTGGTTGCTCATATCTCAGGCATGCTGGGATATAAACACACCTGAGCCAAGTTTCTCTCCCCCCGACTGCAGCGAGAGCAATTGTTGTTCTGGAAACCACATTTTTGTGTCAGTATTAGTATTTCTAATGCGTGCGCTTTGTTGAATAACAACAAATAAGCCCAGTAATCCACTCAGATTTCTCGTCTGAGGTTCATGTACGTAATAAGCTCTAATCACAGATCAGtaggataaataaaaaacctaGAAATACCCAGGCATATGGTGTTTGCCCCATGTTTATTAGACTGGATCTGCTTGCCTATAATTCTCTTGGAGTTTACTGCACCTTGTTTTTCCTCCCAGACTTATTGTTGAGTATGGAAAGCCTGGTGACACCTGGTCTGGGTGTTTGCTTGCTGGGGCAGAAATAATCAGCATGTTATCAAGCTGAAGCAGGACTCAGCAGAAAGATCAACATCTTTGGTGTCAGACGGGCGAAGAGACACATGCTGTTTCCACTTAATTTGCTTTGTCTAGGGATCTTCTCGAGATGAAAAACCCACTAAAAAGGATAAATTAAccacattaataatattttaaattgtaatttatttaatactacATAACAACGTGTAAAATTAGTCAAATTGCCTATTCATTTATCGTCCTCTTTTGCTCtttagattcattttaattgtttttctgtctctatATACAtttaacttattatttttttttttagcatattaattCTGGTTGGATTctgctaaaataattaatgtgcAATTAATTCGAAGTCtcacagtatgttttttttttaaggaaaataaacatcagtgtaattaattttgttaaattgataaatctgcattttttgtcaaaaatacagtaaaataaagtaatattatgcaaaagctgaattttggatattttggccacattacttcagtgtcaaatgctccttcagaagtcattataatatgctgatttgctactcATGAAACGTTTCTcaataatgttgaaaacagttgtgctgcttttctattttattaattgatagaaagtttaaaagaacaccatttatttaaaatatgtatatatttaaatgtttttactgtcacttttgatcaatttaatgcattcttgcggaataaaaatgttcaacaAAATCTAAGCCTCAGGTTTCCATTTAATTCATTATGAATTAAATGCCCTGGTAAACCTGTTCTGTGTGAATAGAATTTAAATATGTAGtggtaaatatgattttaattgcatgtttaaaGTGTCCTATTGAGCCTGctaatggtgtgagtttggggGCGGGACTATTTGTTTGGCTGGCCAAcggcagactttttttttgtttgagtgTTGAAATCATTATCTTTGCAAATCCATTCGGAGCTACTCATGGTGGAAAAAACTCACTTCATCTTTACAGAAGACTCCTGTTGAAAGCCCTTTTGGTAACGAGAGCAATTGAAGGTTTTGAAAGTCCAGGTAAGGTTGTATGTAAATGACCTGGCAAGAAATTGCCACCTTGATTCAAATTGATCAGAAATGGCAAAATTACCTCCTTAGGCCTGAAACATATTCTATGCAAGTACGTGAGCGCAAATGCTTCTAGCTATGCAAGCTCAATTTCATGCACCATTGAGTTCTGAAATGTGTCAAAACGCGGTTTATAATGCAACACAAGTACACATTGCATTCACAGCTTGCCTCAAAGGGTGCTTCTGTGGCGTTTAGCATTTGCGTAAACCGTCTCGGTCAGATTTTTCTTTCAAGAACAAACATAAAGCACTACTAATACTTTGGCCATGCATTCCCATCTATGTGCGCTTGAGTGCTTCTTTGCATTTGTGAGTCTTCAGATAGCGTGCTCTTCTTACAGTGTTCAACAAGTGCAAAAAGTGACAAAGATACGCCGGTTATGAAATACGTTGCATTCAGAACAGAAATTGAGCagataaaatggcaaaataacgATGTTTTTGCAGCGATTCGAACACCCATTTTCCCCACTGTCACAATAGCGCAACTGTCAGGCAAGGGCTGGTTAATATAGAGCAaggacaggagagagagagacggatagAGAGAGATTATGAGGCGTGGTAAAGAGAGTAGAGGTCACTGATGGCTTTATTACTGTAGTGTAATAAGAAATCATCCGGATGGAAAGAGGACACCTGCCATAGTCTTGTATAAAACCTTCACACATGCTCCTAAAATACAATAGTGGGTTTAGCCCATCTAGATCCAATATAATATTGCTGGAAAGAACTTTTCAAGAGATTatgtactttttcatttaaacagcCAGTGAAGTCGGAGTTTTGTGGCTTTTGGCTGTTGGCTTTGAGTTTATCTGTATTGGATGCTTTCAGTCTGCTGCTGAAAATTGATTAAATTCGTtaccatgaaataaaaataaactgtgtatattttcCAAATGTCTGTTACAGATGTTATTGTGAATGATTCAACCATGCATTGGTTTTACATGCAAATGACCTCATGATGTTTACCTCAAAATGTCATAGCTGGATCTTTTAGTGAAAATAAGATCGTTTCAATCATTTAGTTAGCCCTATGCTTTCATATTAATAACTAGATTCTTCAATCATCACTTCatcaatttttgttttgtaatcaaCATTGATGCAAAGAACCAAGGCTTTTTTGATTCGCCAATCGCTTGAACGTAATCTACGTCTGTATACAGGAGAAAAGATCTATTGCGACTTTTGTTGCTTTGCGATTTTAAGAATATCTAAATTCATCTTATTACTGTTTAATTACTTTTCTTGAAGAAAGACGACAAAAAAGACATTGCGTTTGTCACGACCTGTGTTTTTCAACAGTGAAAAACAGTTTTGTAACAGTGATCTCTACAGGTCAAAAGAAGCACAACACATCTGATCTGTTTTAATGACTTTCAAATGAATGGAGAGAGACGCCTATTTTTAACATCTGAGTGCATCAAGGGTGAGATCAAACAGGAGGTACGCTTTGGGCCAAAAGAGTTAGCTAAGACTGATAACGGTGCAgacacctgtcaatcaaaaggTCAGATCCACATGTGCAGAGAACACCCTTCAGTTCACCTGAACAGAACtgtggctctgttccaaaacctagcgaGCTGCCTTGCTAAGGCTTATAGACAGCTACTTTTTAAGGCAGCAGAGTTTTAGCATGTTACTAAGGTAACAGTGCACTCTAATAGACATTGCATTAATACTTTGCTTATGATCCCTTGAAATGGTGCCTAGTCCACTGCATTTTGgaacaatgtgtttttcttcttttgagaGTCTGTTTTATGTGATACTAAGAGACGTTTTGGATCAGAAATATGTGGTGAGATTCTGGTAATTTTGAGTCTGTGGGAaggtttttgacattttacttttactttggCATTTGAGATCTTCACTGACCCCCAAAACCTTTTTTCCCCACTGTGCTGATGTTTGTATTATGACAGTGTTGACAGATAGGAATTGTTTCGACATGACCTGAAGCGGAATTATTCGTGGTACCTATATCTGACGTGCCTGTATTGTCTGTGGTTTTTAATCAACACATTAAAGCAATgcctcacccaaaaatgtaaacttaattACCATCAGAACATCTAAGATGTAGTTgttgtttcttcatttaaagATTGAagaaatttagctttaaatcactcagcagtggatgggtgccgtcagaatgagagtgcAATTAGCCAATAAAAACATCTACATGTAATTTACATGACTCCACATAAATATCATATCTCTGTCTGCATtctccagttaaaaaaaatcctcatctgaatcaggaaaGAAAATTGCACAGATATCATATTCCATATATTATCCAGTTATTATAAGCCAAAACAattgtaaacaaatatgtcGGTGGTTTTTGATGTAAGAGGAAAACAAGGGGACTTTCCCATGGAGGAAGCTTTATTATGGATTATTTTGTCCGGAAACaacaatttaacattaaaatgccataatgacagatttcttttgtatatacacacagcttttcacttcacaagacgttAAGATGttagtggtgtggattatttgtaattattcttCTTCTATCGGCTGTTCGTCTCTCATTCTGGAGGCACagattcactgcagagaatccagTGATGTGTTGCAAGCAAAATCTGTTCAGAAACATGACTACATTTTCaatgaatgttcatttttgggccAACTATCCCTTTGAGGAAGTCATTCAACCAGCTTTGccctttttaaagcttttttgtaCAAATACAAGTGACCTTACTTTACACACTAAAGAGCAGCCTGAACAATTTTTCCGGCATCTTCTGTTGTGGTGTAATTCGaattgcacattaaaaatgtatgatgcTGTGACTGACCAAAATCAAGGAAGAAGGATGCAATGTTAGCGACAGAGCAAAGTAAACGAACAATATATTTCTGCAGTGTTGACAGCCACAGTGCAGCGTACTATAGCTTTACATAGCTTTAGCAGAGAGTACGATTTGCAAATGAGTCATACTAGCATGAGGGGAGGAGGAGGGGAAGAAGAAGAACTCTCATCTGCAGTCCAGTTCAGCTACAtccatttttacaaatttaatcCCATCTCCATTTAAGTTTCAAGGAGTCATGGTCTAAATTTTCACTTTATCTCCCTTTATCATTCCATCAGAACAAAAGCACTATTCCACTTGGTGAAACAATTTGATTCACCTGCAAGatccttttttaaatatgtatgtagGCCAGCAGTCTCTCTTGGCAGGTCATTTGAAATCATCCACAAAATTCCTATcatctctcgctctttctctggCATGTGAAAAATCAATCCAAACGCGGCACCTTTTCAAGTGCCGCTCATTTTAGAGAAAAACACATGCtttatgggggaaaaaaaataaagggatGCATTTAGACCTTTGTTACCGTGTTCATGTTacttatgattatttaaaatacttggGTTTTTTTCTAAAGGAAATGTAAGAGCTCTTTGCCATGCAAAACTCGTTGCCACAATTCTAGAATGTTGTGAGAGGTTGCTATGACATTGCATTGCAGTCGCTAAGGTGTCTTGCTTTGTTGCTAGGTAGTTATTTACTGTTCCCAAGTCAAAAGAGCCTATTTTAGGCCTCGGTAATACAGCTTGAGTCCTTCCTTCAAAAGCAGCATGAATAACTTTGATGATGGCAACTAATTTTAGTTgctaatatcaaaataaacgctcatttaaataacaatttacaataaaatcttTCACGTTAATCTCCTAATGAGCACGCTTTACTGTAACACAGTTTGAGTCTGCTCACAAATGCTACTGAAAGGGTGTTTATTGCCATCTAGTGGGAAAAGATTCACATTACAAAAACCTTTAATGGCAGCGCAATACTAAACACACAAGAGGGCTGTAAACAAAATCTCCTGTTAACTTCGTGCAAAGCTTGTTACATTCATGTAGGAGCAGTTATGTGCGATGTGTTCATAATAACAGGGTGCACGTGTATCCTCAAACAGCTAATTGTCTGTAAGTTGAGCTTTTTTTGAAACCTTGACATTGACCTTTTGAAGTTGCATGTACCTTGAAACGGTTATTGCACATCCGGCCTTTCAAACCAGTTACATGCATGTGATTCTCACAAAATGCTAAAGCTTCTGCTTGGTTTAATAGCTGATACTAATTGTGTTTAAGGTCATTCAGACTGAAGATAGAAGAATTTGCCTTGGATATTTCATACCGTTTGTATTTCCTAACAGCATTCCTTGTCTTGCTGCCTCACATGCCGGTCATGAGTCCCAGCGTCGTCCCATTGGGATCCAGCTGTTCTTCGGACTGTCCGTTTTTTTCCTGGAACTGACAATGTCACAGTCCATTACTGCGggaacattcattaaaaagggCTTGTTCATTGATTCAGAACACTTTAGATGAAGTCAAATATCAGAGCTTCAAGGGCAGAGGAAGGGCTTCGAGATCTCAGAGGAACTCAAAAACAGATACATGGTTTTCATGAGGAATGAGGCAAGTCTGggttatttgtatataaaccGAAGGCGCCGACAAGAGCTGAAATCGAAAGAGAAGAGGAAGTTGCAAAGGACTTTTCTGAGATAGCAGGGCGGCAACACTGGACCGTTTGGAAGAAATAAATCTCGGTGAACATGCAGCCCACTATGGAGGAGTTCGATTCAGAGGATTCTGGGGTTCAAGATGTAGGACCTCAGATCAACGGGCTGGCGGTCCAGATCCTGGAAACAATGTCGGTGCTGCTGGTGCGGGTCAGACAGAAGCTTCTGGAAATAGCTATTCTGATCTGTGTGATTCTGTTGGTGTTCTGGGTGGCTTTATTCCTCTATGGCAGTTTTTATTATTCCTTCATGCCCACAGCCAGTTTCATCACACCTGTCTACTTCTTCTACAGGTGAGGTGTTTACCGGTACCCAGCAGAATACCCTATGTTCAATCGTTTTCTTAATCAAGTTTTCATCTTGTTTATCAGTAATCAAGCTTTTTGttgagtgtttatttataaacacaagACCTTTATGGATCATATAAAGTGGTGTAGCATAATATGGAGCTCATATTCGAGGAGGATAAACAATGCCTCAGTTTTATTCAGAGGCTTCATAGTACCCATACgtacattatgtaaacacaaacttaTAATATGCAACATAACAATgattgaacaaataaaaaaagcttgatAGATCATATTTGATATGTCGATTACATCATGTTTCATTcacatatttgatttatattttattttttaaataaattatggatAACTAAGTACAAAATACATCCGAGGTTGTAAGTTCGTGATGTTTGTCATCTGCTTGTCCATGTCAAATGTGTTTCTGATCAGCAGGACTGATTGTGCGTCTCCTCATCATTCTATGTGTTCTTTCCCTGTGGCGAATGTCTCTTTACTGAAAAATGGACAACATCAGGTAATCATCCTTAATTTCATGTTTGCACAGTTTCTTAGTTTTAACCAAactttatgtcattttttgatTGTCTTTTATTGGTTTAGTTTAGTATGTAATGCCGTGTATAGTATGCAAGACGTCTTTCACTAGAATGctacattgttaaaaatatgttgtcacaatgacatatttattttggttcatttatgtttgtaataaatacatattgatTTTGCAtctatccatttatttttttttatttgcaaaaattacCTTTTGGCAGGTCAAACACATTAGGGCTGGGGGTGGGGTGGTGTGTTAATAAGAAAAAAGGGTTGACATAACAATATGCACAGTGgacatatttttaagaaatgttttatttgtatattatccCTAGTGgaattcaaaaataatacagtCCTCATGAAtattgacattaaaacacattttatgcttAATATTAGAAAAGTGCATTGTGCAAGTGAAATGTCAGTAAATATGCTAGTAGATTTTAACAATACTTAgtatgaaattaatatatgaCTTTTTTACTAGGGACTGTAACTGTGTTCTCTTTCGTGCCTACTACAGGTAATGACATACGCCCAGCCCTATCAGATCACGCTACAGCTGGAAATGCCCGAGTCTCCAACCAATCAGGAGCTGGGAATGTTCCTAGTGAAAATGACTACCTATTCTAAAGCTGGTCAGATTGTTGACATATCGGCACGTTCTGTAAGTATGCAAACGAGGAGACAGGTACAcagttaaaaaaagcatttaaatttcaaattgtaCATCAAATGTTTGCTTCTTGATAAGATGTAAAATATTCAGTATTCGCCTAATGCTTAAAAggaatacttcacccaaaaatatcaTTCTGATAAGCATTTTCTCACCTGTACTCATGTCAAATGTCTCAAGAGACTTCGAATACAGCACATAGtcattttgtagtgtttttccataacagtattttcattttcacgTGAAACTGTTGCAAAATGTAGGTTCATCAGGGAGGGTCTTGTTATCTTTCTGAACATTTTGgtttcataatgcatttattgtatctTATCACAATGTCTCCCATTCTCTCTCTTACTCTGTGTCTCAGGCAATGCTCCATTATCGCTCCTCTCTTCTTCAAGCTATGGGCACATTGGTCTTCTCCCCCATACTGTTAACAGGAGCGTCTGAGCAGAAGCAGTCAGTCATGGTGGAGCTGTACTCTGAATTCAAAGATGATTCTGTGAGCGATGCTTCTGAACGCCCTAGCAAACACATAGATACTCTACAAAACTACCTAGAACAACCACCTTTATCAGCCTTATCTACAGTATTTGAGAAGTGAATTTTGGAGCTCATTTAGTATATtagtctctctctttcctgtgTTCAGTACAAACCCTCTGTTAGAGCCATCATTGAGATCCATTCCCAGCATATTCAGATCTACAGAGCTCACCTCTACATTTTTGCTCACTTTACTGGCAtcaggtttgtgtttgtgtattccTGTCTTTTTGATGGGTTGcttaactttttacatttggCTTTACATTGGGttccttacatttttaaataacatgctCTGTGTTAGAGATAATCGGGGCAACATTCGTCAAACAGTTGATGAGGTCTTTACGAACCTCTCTGATCTGCACAGGTACCTGCTGTATCACTTCCCCCTAATATCAGCGCTGATCGGGGTGATGAGTAACTTTACTTTCCTCAGTTTGATCATCATTCTCAGCTTCCTGCAGTTTAATCTGGGCATCCGCAGGACTCGTGAAAAGGTGAAAATTGAGCATTGAATGTTCAATATATAAGACACCATCCAAGGGCATACTTtacaaatgtatgcaaatgcaGATGTGAATGCTTGTAAATATGTAATGCCTTGAATCATTAATGAGGCATTTCAAACCTTAGTACTCAATGCATGGAAGCTTGTTTTCGTCCCAggataaaaaacaattaagataATTGtgtcacaattctgactttcttTCTTACAAAAGCTTGCATACTTGATTTCACATACTTGTATACAGTATGTTACGGCCATTCTAGCCTTGAAATAGTGGCTTTGTGTTTCTTCTCCGAATGCCTGTCTTAACAAACTTCCTTGCTTCAGGCTGTCATGCAACAGATGGAAAATAATGAACCAGACGACCCGAATGATCAGTCTGAATCGCAGGATGAAGGAAAGCCACCAGGTAAAATCTGGATTATTCACTGAAATTTTCAAACCAATTGCAACCCATGTAGTAATGAAAGAGGAAATCTGAAAATTAATTTTGGAAATTGACATTATACTGAAAGTAATatacagaaatgtacatttttttgattataATTAGTAGTAAAAATGATCAGTGCACATTAGAATCAAGAAAAAATGCCTgtatgattttgt
The genomic region above belongs to Puntigrus tetrazona isolate hp1 chromosome 14, ASM1883169v1, whole genome shotgun sequence and contains:
- the bscl2l gene encoding BSCL2 lipid droplet biogenesis associated, seipin, like isoform X2, with amino-acid sequence MQPTMEEFDSEDSGVQDVGPQINGLAVQILETMSVLLVRVRQKLLEIAILICVILLVFWVALFLYGSFYYSFMPTASFITPVYFFYRTDCASPHHSMCSFPVANVSLLKNGQHQVMTYAQPYQITLQLEMPESPTNQELGMFLVKMTTYSKAGQIVDISARSAMLHYRSSLLQAMGTLVFSPILLTGASEQKQSVMVELYSEFKDDSYKPSVRAIIEIHSQHIQIYRAHLYIFAHFTGIRYLLYHFPLISALIGVMSNFTFLSLIIILSFLQFNLGIRRTREKAVMQQMENNEPDDPNDQSESQDEGKPPESFEAIECSSVEVEESIPDVEAEESEDDSRELPEDEYTRESGLGEMILRHRRLSEETFQSSQELTDTTDKTYYRVGVCSSC
- the bscl2l gene encoding BSCL2 lipid droplet biogenesis associated, seipin, like isoform X1; protein product: MQPTMEEFDSEDSGVQDVGPQINGLAVQILETMSVLLVRVRQKLLEIAILICVILLVFWVALFLYGSFYYSFMPTASFITPVYFFYSRTDCASPHHSMCSFPVANVSLLKNGQHQVMTYAQPYQITLQLEMPESPTNQELGMFLVKMTTYSKAGQIVDISARSAMLHYRSSLLQAMGTLVFSPILLTGASEQKQSVMVELYSEFKDDSYKPSVRAIIEIHSQHIQIYRAHLYIFAHFTGIRYLLYHFPLISALIGVMSNFTFLSLIIILSFLQFNLGIRRTREKAVMQQMENNEPDDPNDQSESQDEGKPPESFEAIECSSVEVEESIPDVEAEESEDDSRELPEDEYTRESGLGEMILRHRRLSEETFQSSQELTDTTDKTYYRVGVCSSC